From Kogia breviceps isolate mKogBre1 chromosome 2, mKogBre1 haplotype 1, whole genome shotgun sequence, one genomic window encodes:
- the SNORC gene encoding protein SNORC yields the protein MAFCPALRMALLLLSGVLAPAVLTAEGPQEPVPTLWNEPAELPSGESPVESTSPAREPAVSGPPAPTATPSPEDSTARERLDQGGGSLGPGAIAAIVIAALLATCVVLALVVVALRKFSAS from the exons ATGGCATTCTGTCCGGCCCTGCGCATGGCGCTGCTCCTCCTCTCCGGGGTCCTGGCCCCTGCGGTGCTCACAG CCGAGGGCCCGCAGGAACCCGTGCCCACCCTGTGGAACGAGCCTGCCGAGCTGCCATCGGGAGAAAGCCCCGTGGAGAGCACCAGCCCCGCCCGGGAGCCGGCGGTCAGCGGCCCGCCCGCGCCCACCGCCACGCCGAGCCCTGAGGACAGCACCGCGCGGGAGCGTCTGGACCAGGGCGGCG GCTCGCTGGGGCCCGGCGCCATCGCGGCCATCGTCATCGCCGCCCTGCTGGCCACCTGCGTGGTGCTGGCGCTCGTGGTTGTCGCGCTGAGAAAGTTCTCCGCCTCCTGA